From Flavobacterium alkalisoli, the proteins below share one genomic window:
- a CDS encoding helix-turn-helix domain-containing protein: MLHLTKEELRAEVRAEIYDLINVLERRQCPPCNESKPEIKLFYTRAETCKLLNVSLSTLQNWKTQHILVPNKIKGRVLYSKQSIDDFLRMSA, translated from the coding sequence ATGCTTCATTTAACGAAAGAAGAACTCAGGGCAGAAGTAAGAGCAGAAATTTATGACTTGATAAATGTGTTAGAAAGGAGGCAATGTCCACCTTGCAATGAATCTAAACCAGAAATAAAGCTATTTTACACGAGAGCAGAAACTTGTAAACTACTTAATGTGTCTTTGTCAACCCTCCAAAACTGGAAAACACAGCATATTTTAGTGCCAAACAAGATTAAAGGAAGGGTTTTGTATTCAAAACAGAGTATAGATGATTTTTTAAGAATGTCAGCTTAG
- a CDS encoding RNA polymerase sigma factor: protein MTEQQLIQGCKKQDRLTQNHVYKTYGSKVMGICKRYMKDHERAEEMVMNTFLTVFQKISQYNNQGSFEGWILRIAVNCCLMELRKKTNFKNEVSTDDVSIPVLNNDSDLWRDDVEKMLNYLPEGARIVFNLYAIEGYKHAEIAEQLGISEGTSKSQLSYAKEKLKKTFFSSLTPKAVNYER, encoded by the coding sequence ATGACCGAACAGCAATTGATACAAGGCTGCAAAAAACAGGACAGGCTCACACAGAATCATGTCTACAAAACCTATGGCTCTAAGGTAATGGGTATTTGTAAACGTTACATGAAAGACCATGAGCGTGCCGAAGAAATGGTTATGAACACTTTTCTTACTGTTTTTCAAAAAATAAGCCAGTACAATAACCAGGGAAGTTTTGAAGGCTGGATTTTAAGGATAGCTGTTAACTGCTGCCTTATGGAGTTACGAAAAAAGACGAATTTTAAAAATGAAGTGAGTACGGATGATGTATCCATACCGGTATTAAATAATGACAGTGACCTTTGGCGTGATGATGTTGAAAAAATGCTGAACTACCTGCCTGAAGGAGCAAGAATAGTATTTAACCTGTATGCTATAGAAGGCTATAAGCATGCTGAAATTGCTGAACAGCTTGGAATAAGCGAAGGAACATCAAAATCGCAGCTTAGCTATGCAAAAGAGAAATTAAAAAAAACTTTTTTTAGCTCACTAACCCCAAAAGCAGTAAACTATGAAAGATAA
- a CDS encoding energy transducer TonB yields MKDNELFKHFKDRSDSFNEPPGDQLWSRIEEQLNITPNPAMVRKGVMYKALIATGVIAIAGSIVIFNYLEKENIEPAVIKTEQPQQIINEPVVTDPAPEEKQIVADIPEEKPVIKEEPKKPEPKKEPVAVAAVKKEPAPAKKEAPVAQKTTLPTTALKGEELKSKESETIEFTIKKEHDSLQTDHINFNRVFSPEKLTKQPEFPGGTQAFYVQISRKFVVKQAIPEGDYKVNISFVIEKDGTLSNIKAIDDPGYGFSEQVIKAFSSLTQKWTPGQIDGRPVRTSYNLPFSINIKKG; encoded by the coding sequence ATGAAAGATAACGAACTGTTTAAACATTTTAAGGATCGGAGCGATTCGTTTAACGAACCGCCGGGGGATCAGTTGTGGTCTAGAATAGAAGAACAACTTAACATTACCCCTAACCCTGCTATGGTTAGAAAAGGGGTTATGTATAAAGCACTTATTGCAACAGGAGTTATAGCCATTGCCGGCAGTATAGTTATTTTTAATTATTTAGAAAAAGAAAATATTGAACCTGCAGTTATTAAAACTGAACAACCTCAACAAATAATAAATGAGCCAGTGGTTACAGATCCGGCTCCTGAAGAAAAACAGATAGTTGCTGACATACCGGAAGAGAAACCGGTTATAAAGGAAGAGCCTAAGAAACCTGAGCCTAAAAAAGAACCGGTTGCAGTTGCTGCCGTAAAGAAAGAACCGGCGCCTGCTAAAAAAGAGGCTCCTGTTGCCCAAAAAACAACTTTGCCGACAACAGCATTAAAAGGTGAAGAACTAAAAAGTAAAGAATCTGAAACAATAGAATTTACCATTAAAAAGGAACATGACAGCCTGCAAACAGACCATATAAACTTTAACAGGGTTTTCAGTCCGGAGAAGCTTACCAAACAACCGGAGTTTCCCGGTGGCACACAGGCATTTTATGTTCAGATAAGCAGGAAATTTGTAGTTAAACAGGCAATACCTGAAGGCGATTATAAAGTAAATATTTCGTTTGTAATAGAAAAAGACGGTACACTTTCTAACATTAAGGCGATAGACGATCCAGGTTACGGATTTAGCGAACAGGTTATAAAAGCATTTAGTTCGCTTACACAAAAATGGACTCCGGGGCAAATAGACGGAAGACCTGTTAGAACAAGTTATAATTTACCGTTTAGCATAAACATTAAAAAAGGTTAA
- a CDS encoding BlaI/MecI/CopY family transcriptional regulator, producing the protein MQLTKTEEQVMELLWKLEKAFMKDLMDLFPEPKPAPTTLATLLKRMTEKGFVGYKEFGKSREYYPLVEKSDYFSKQVNGIIKNFFNNSASQFASFFTKETNMSTKELEELRAIIDKEIQKKK; encoded by the coding sequence ATGCAACTTACAAAAACAGAAGAACAGGTAATGGAACTTTTATGGAAACTGGAAAAAGCTTTCATGAAAGACCTTATGGATTTGTTTCCTGAACCCAAACCTGCTCCCACTACTCTTGCCACACTTTTAAAGAGAATGACCGAAAAAGGCTTTGTAGGCTATAAGGAGTTTGGCAAATCAAGGGAATACTACCCCTTGGTAGAAAAGTCGGATTACTTTTCTAAACAGGTGAACGGGATAATAAAAAACTTCTTCAATAATTCTGCCTCTCAGTTTGCTTCTTTTTTCACCAAGGAAACTAACATGAGTACAAAGGAGCTGGAAGAACTAAGAGCCATTATAGACAAGGAGATACAAAAGAAAAAATAA
- a CDS encoding dipeptidase, giving the protein MDNIKSYVGQHKDRFINELIELLKIPSVSADSAYSQDVVNTAEAVKESLEKAGCDKVELCETPGYPIVYGEKIIDPNLPTVLVYGHYDVQPPDPVDLWTSPPFEPVVKTTELHPEGAIFARGACDDKGQMYMHVKALEYMTQNNNLPCNVKFMIEGEEEVGSPSLSWFVERNQEKLKNDVILISDTGMISNTQPSITTGLRGLSYVEVEVTGPNRDLHSGLYGGAVANPINILAKMIAQLHDENNHITIPGFYDKVEELSREERDEMAKAPFSLEAYKRALDIDDVYGEATYTTNERNSIRPTLDVNGIWGGYTGEGAKTVIASKAYAKISMRLVPDQDWKEITELFTKHFESLAPKGVKVKVTPHHGGQAYVTPIDSIGYQAAAAAYEESFNVKPIPVRSGGSIPIVALFEKELKSKTIMMGFGLDSDAIHSPNEHFGIFNYLKGIETIPLFYKHFTEMSK; this is encoded by the coding sequence ATGGATAACATAAAAAGCTATGTCGGACAGCATAAAGACCGATTTATTAACGAACTGATAGAATTATTAAAAATACCGTCGGTTAGTGCCGACAGCGCCTACTCTCAGGATGTTGTAAACACTGCCGAAGCCGTAAAAGAAAGTTTAGAGAAAGCGGGCTGCGACAAAGTTGAGCTTTGCGAAACTCCGGGTTACCCAATTGTTTACGGCGAAAAGATTATAGATCCAAACCTTCCAACAGTATTAGTATACGGGCATTATGATGTTCAGCCACCAGATCCGGTTGATCTTTGGACATCACCTCCTTTTGAGCCTGTTGTAAAAACTACTGAGCTTCACCCTGAAGGTGCAATTTTTGCACGCGGGGCATGTGATGATAAAGGGCAAATGTACATGCACGTTAAGGCACTTGAGTACATGACTCAAAACAACAACCTGCCGTGTAACGTAAAATTCATGATTGAAGGCGAGGAAGAAGTTGGTTCACCAAGCCTAAGCTGGTTTGTGGAGCGCAATCAGGAAAAACTTAAAAATGACGTGATATTAATTTCGGATACCGGAATGATATCTAACACACAGCCATCAATTACTACAGGATTAAGAGGTCTTAGCTATGTAGAGGTAGAAGTTACAGGACCTAACCGCGACCTGCATTCAGGATTATATGGTGGTGCGGTAGCTAACCCTATCAACATATTAGCTAAAATGATTGCTCAGCTTCACGACGAAAACAACCATATTACCATTCCCGGTTTTTATGATAAAGTAGAAGAGCTATCACGCGAAGAGAGGGATGAAATGGCAAAAGCACCATTCTCTCTTGAAGCTTACAAAAGAGCCCTTGACATTGACGATGTATATGGCGAAGCAACCTACACAACAAACGAAAGAAACTCTATACGCCCTACACTTGATGTAAACGGTATTTGGGGTGGATATACAGGAGAAGGTGCAAAAACGGTTATTGCAAGCAAAGCTTACGCAAAAATATCTATGCGTTTAGTACCGGACCAGGACTGGAAAGAAATAACAGAACTGTTCACCAAACATTTTGAGAGCCTTGCTCCAAAGGGTGTAAAGGTAAAAGTTACTCCTCATCATGGTGGTCAGGCTTATGTTACCCCTATAGACAGTATAGGGTATCAGGCCGCTGCTGCCGCTTACGAGGAAAGTTTTAACGTTAAGCCAATTCCGGTTCGTTCAGGAGGAAGTATTCCTATCGTAGCTCTTTTTGAAAAAGAACTTAAGAGCAAAACGATAATGATGGGCTTTGGTCTAGACAGTGATGCTATCCACTCCCCTAACGAACATTTCGGCATATTCAATTATCTTAAAGGTATTGAGACAATTCCTTTATTTTACAAGCATTTTACAGAGATGAGCAAATAA
- a CDS encoding WG repeat-containing protein: MRNIFITTLVILSSAVGAQEKSNNKPENWIKVEKDGFTGYIDEFGQEIVPAIYDDITDFGIYCPDTAVVEKDGFIGLISLIDGNQVCKPQYESMNTSDKNPNGWIMVEKDGFYGFIDCNGQEVVKPIYSNIEIATENGTEQ, encoded by the coding sequence ATGAGAAATATTTTTATTACAACCTTAGTTATTTTATCTTCGGCAGTTGGTGCTCAGGAAAAAAGCAACAACAAACCGGAAAACTGGATTAAGGTTGAAAAAGACGGCTTTACAGGCTATATAGACGAGTTTGGACAGGAAATAGTTCCTGCAATATATGATGATATTACAGATTTTGGCATTTACTGCCCGGATACAGCAGTTGTAGAAAAGGATGGTTTTATAGGACTTATAAGCCTTATTGATGGCAATCAGGTTTGTAAACCTCAATATGAATCGATGAATACGTCTGACAAAAATCCTAACGGATGGATAATGGTCGAAAAAGATGGTTTTTATGGATTTATAGACTGCAACGGACAGGAAGTCGTAAAACCGATATACAGCAACATAGAAATAGCAACAGAAAACGGAACAGAACAGTAA